The Shewanella sp. MTB7 genome includes a window with the following:
- a CDS encoding glycosyltransferase family 4 protein, giving the protein MNILFVAPQLGKGGAEDIIVNMTSYFAENNRVSLFLFKRTQDDLYNLSRLPEGVEVISLFNNSFKHHSNFERLFVLALYALSPFIALYLYFRFRFYKFDIMHFNMTLSSFYLPLFKLIKIITPKAKTKFIETFHTNWHLLKWFNKLIFSISWSCCDAVVYEIGSDEIKNIKKFSFAKNVHYIPFGVENGEDVDTDYLNYFTNKYLKESMDNKFVLMSIARLRMFEKKLDQFIAVLAEVKKKTDKDFHYIICGDGPDRRKLEELISAYALKSNVTITGYVDRPQQLAIIPDLFLAAMVEHSTGIAGLQAGMAGTAVLGYQTSNKYNGHNDSIFSSYDIDVLSNKIISLMDEDYLEHYRAQSTGYIVKTFNFDKFTHNYNQLFIKLVCREK; this is encoded by the coding sequence ATGAATATTTTGTTTGTTGCTCCACAGTTGGGTAAAGGTGGTGCGGAAGATATAATCGTAAATATGACAAGTTATTTTGCTGAAAATAATAGAGTGTCATTATTTTTATTTAAAAGAACGCAAGATGATTTATACAACTTATCAAGGTTGCCAGAAGGAGTAGAGGTTATATCTTTATTCAACAATTCTTTTAAACACCACTCAAATTTTGAACGGCTTTTTGTTTTAGCTCTTTATGCCTTATCTCCATTTATTGCACTATATTTATATTTCCGCTTTAGGTTTTATAAGTTTGATATCATGCATTTCAATATGACGTTATCAAGTTTTTACCTTCCATTGTTTAAACTTATAAAAATAATTACTCCTAAAGCAAAAACAAAATTCATTGAGACTTTTCATACGAATTGGCATCTTTTAAAGTGGTTTAATAAGCTTATTTTCTCTATTAGTTGGTCTTGTTGCGATGCGGTGGTTTACGAAATTGGCTCTGATGAAATAAAAAACATAAAAAAATTCAGTTTTGCAAAAAACGTTCACTATATACCGTTTGGTGTAGAAAACGGTGAAGATGTCGATACGGATTATTTAAATTATTTCACGAATAAATATTTAAAAGAGTCGATGGATAATAAATTTGTCTTAATGAGTATCGCAAGATTAAGAATGTTTGAAAAAAAACTGGATCAGTTTATTGCCGTGTTAGCCGAAGTAAAGAAGAAAACGGATAAAGATTTTCATTATATTATTTGTGGTGATGGTCCAGATAGAAGAAAATTAGAAGAGCTAATTTCAGCTTACGCTTTAAAAAGTAATGTTACCATAACGGGCTATGTTGATAGACCACAACAATTGGCCATTATTCCTGACCTCTTTTTGGCTGCAATGGTTGAGCATTCAACAGGAATTGCCGGGCTTCAAGCTGGAATGGCAGGCACTGCGGTTCTAGGGTATCAGACTTCAAATAAATATAACGGTCACAATGACAGTATTTTCTCTTCATATGATATTGACGTTTTGAGCAATAAGATTATATCTCTCATGGATGAAGATTATCTTGAACATTATCGTGCTCAGTCTACAGGTTATATTGTTAAAACATTCAACTTTGACAAGTTTACACATAATTATAATCAGTTGTTTATTAAACTCGTTTGTAGAGAAAAATAA
- a CDS encoding glycosyltransferase family 4 protein: MKKERILFVVNVDWFFISHRLPIAIKAMSDGYEVHLACSNTGKLQKLAELGINIHELSFSRSGNGLLNELGTVTLLRKVIAKVQPNILHAVTIKPVIYSGIVLHSFMSKPKFVAAISGLGYVFSADNLRAKLTRLFVSVLYKFAFKHKNKIVIFQNKTDESILSRVTRLKPIDKELIRGSGADLNVYKYQTEPKAKSIKIAMACRLLKEKGVYEYVEAAKIVKSKFNNVEFILAGTPDLDNPNTVSQLELEQWQASGVISVIGHCDNIPQLFSESHVVTMPSYYGEGVPKVLIEAAACGRPIVTTCNPGCRDAIIPEKTGILVPVKDADSLADALIRLIESKSLRHEMGSKAREYAIKEFNIDNVVQKHLDIYRALLTRQ, encoded by the coding sequence ATGAAAAAAGAAAGAATTTTATTTGTTGTTAATGTAGATTGGTTTTTTATTTCACATCGTTTACCTATTGCGATAAAAGCAATGTCTGATGGCTATGAAGTACACTTAGCTTGTAGTAATACAGGAAAGCTTCAAAAATTGGCTGAACTAGGCATTAATATTCATGAACTGTCTTTTTCTAGAAGTGGTAATGGATTATTAAATGAATTGGGCACAGTTACTTTACTTCGTAAGGTTATAGCCAAGGTTCAACCCAATATACTTCACGCTGTCACGATTAAACCTGTAATTTATTCTGGCATTGTACTACATAGTTTTATGAGTAAACCAAAATTTGTTGCTGCAATTTCTGGTTTAGGTTACGTTTTCTCAGCAGACAACCTGAGAGCAAAATTAACTAGATTGTTCGTCAGTGTTTTGTATAAGTTTGCTTTTAAACACAAAAATAAAATAGTTATTTTCCAGAACAAAACTGATGAAAGTATACTTTCCAGAGTAACTAGGTTAAAGCCTATCGATAAAGAGCTAATTAGAGGTTCTGGAGCTGATTTAAATGTTTATAAATACCAAACAGAGCCTAAAGCTAAATCTATCAAGATCGCCATGGCATGCAGGCTATTGAAAGAGAAGGGTGTTTATGAATATGTTGAAGCGGCAAAAATTGTTAAATCCAAATTTAATAATGTCGAATTCATTCTTGCCGGTACACCTGATTTAGATAATCCAAATACAGTTTCACAGCTAGAATTAGAACAATGGCAGGCTAGTGGTGTTATTAGTGTTATTGGACATTGTGATAATATTCCCCAACTATTTTCTGAGTCCCATGTAGTTACAATGCCTTCGTATTACGGTGAAGGTGTGCCTAAAGTTCTCATCGAAGCTGCGGCATGTGGTAGACCAATAGTGACTACATGTAACCCTGGTTGCCGTGATGCCATCATCCCTGAAAAGACTGGGATATTGGTCCCTGTTAAAGATGCTGATTCCTTAGCTGATGCACTCATACGTTTAATAGAGAGTAAAAGCTTGAGGCATGAAATGGGATCAAAAGCACGTGAATATGCAATTAAAGAGTTTAATATCGATAATGTAGTACAAAAACATTTAGATATATATAGAGCACTACTAACGAGGCAATAA
- a CDS encoding UDP-glucose 4-epimerase family protein: MHNILLTGGSGFLGKHLLKKLSKFQLSVLDRSVTEKDEQFTYFKASIDSKSSYSLELKNVKTVIHCAARVHIMNEQISDPLSEFREINTAGTVNLARQAVTAGVKRFIFVSSIKVNGESTQPGRPFSVSDARKAEDFYGQSKLEAEEQLLELAKETGLEVVIIRPTLVYGPDVKANFASLMNLVSKGIPLPFGCITDNRRSLVSVSNLVDLILTCIDHPKAANQVFLVSDDHDVSTASMVMNMSQALGKSSKLLPVPLWCYRLVGKLAGKTDVVNRLLGSLQVDITHTKDTLGWVPPQTLEDGFRETAEAFLLNKNK; the protein is encoded by the coding sequence ATGCATAATATTTTGTTAACTGGCGGTAGTGGCTTTTTAGGTAAACATTTACTTAAAAAATTAAGTAAATTTCAGCTTAGTGTTTTAGATAGAAGTGTTACTGAGAAAGATGAACAATTCACTTACTTTAAAGCATCAATCGATAGTAAGAGCTCGTATTCATTAGAGCTGAAAAATGTCAAAACGGTGATCCACTGCGCTGCTCGTGTGCATATCATGAATGAACAAATATCAGATCCATTAAGTGAATTTCGAGAAATTAATACGGCAGGAACTGTCAACCTTGCTCGTCAGGCTGTAACTGCTGGTGTCAAACGGTTTATTTTTGTCAGCTCGATTAAAGTTAATGGGGAGTCAACCCAGCCTGGTAGACCTTTTTCGGTAAGTGATGCTAGAAAGGCTGAAGACTTTTATGGGCAATCTAAATTGGAAGCTGAAGAGCAGTTATTAGAGCTTGCTAAAGAAACAGGGCTAGAAGTCGTCATTATTCGCCCTACATTAGTTTATGGTCCGGATGTTAAAGCAAACTTTGCCTCACTGATGAATCTGGTTTCTAAAGGTATCCCACTACCTTTCGGATGTATAACAGATAATAGGAGAAGCTTAGTATCTGTTAGTAATTTAGTTGATTTAATCCTTACCTGTATTGATCACCCTAAAGCTGCTAATCAAGTATTTTTGGTTTCTGATGATCATGATGTTTCTACGGCCTCAATGGTAATGAATATGTCACAAGCGCTTGGTAAATCGAGTAAATTACTGCCCGTTCCTTTATGGTGTTATCGCTTAGTTGGTAAGTTAGCGGGTAAGACCGATGTAGTTAACAGACTTTTAGGGTCTCTGCAGGTCGATATAACGCATACCAAAGATACTTTAGGCTGGGTTCCTCCACAAACGCTTGAAGACGGTTTTAGGGAAACTGCCGAAGCTTTTCTTCTTAATAAAAATAAATAG
- a CDS encoding DegT/DnrJ/EryC1/StrS family aminotransferase, with amino-acid sequence MIPFLNLKKINAQYAEDLKQACSRVIDSGWYLQGNELETFETQFSEYCGTEYCVGVANGLDALSLTLRAWKELGKLKEGDEVIVQANTYIASILAITENALTPVLVEPNESTFNLCPVTVEAAITPKTRVILPVHLYGQISPMPELIKIAQEHGLLVLEDCAQSHGAEIEGKKAGNWGDAGAFSFYPGKNLGALGDAGAVTTNDKLLAETIRALGNYGSQKKYENIYQGVNSRLDEIQAAMLSVKLAHMPTEIIQRRLITRRYLNEISNPAITLPNVNDVDSHVWHLFVVQCTNRDSLQKHLQEQGVQSLIHYPTAPHKQQAYKEWNDLKLPITENIHQQVLSLPVDPTMKDEEVTSVISAINSYT; translated from the coding sequence ATGATCCCATTTTTAAACTTAAAAAAAATAAATGCACAGTATGCTGAAGATTTAAAACAAGCTTGTTCTCGGGTCATCGACTCTGGTTGGTACCTGCAGGGAAATGAACTAGAAACTTTTGAAACTCAATTTTCTGAGTATTGTGGAACTGAATATTGCGTTGGCGTAGCAAATGGCCTGGATGCGTTATCTCTTACTTTGAGGGCTTGGAAAGAACTGGGTAAATTGAAGGAAGGTGATGAAGTTATTGTTCAAGCAAATACTTATATTGCCTCAATATTAGCTATAACTGAGAATGCTCTCACTCCTGTGCTAGTTGAGCCGAATGAATCTACATTTAACTTATGTCCTGTTACTGTTGAAGCAGCAATAACCCCAAAAACAAGAGTTATATTACCCGTGCATTTGTATGGACAAATCTCACCAATGCCTGAGCTTATTAAAATAGCGCAAGAACATGGTCTATTAGTGCTAGAAGATTGTGCACAATCACACGGTGCTGAAATCGAAGGTAAAAAAGCTGGTAATTGGGGAGATGCAGGAGCGTTTAGCTTTTATCCTGGTAAGAACCTTGGAGCATTAGGTGATGCCGGTGCAGTTACAACTAATGATAAGCTGTTAGCTGAGACTATTAGAGCACTAGGCAATTATGGTTCTCAAAAAAAATACGAAAATATCTATCAGGGAGTCAACAGTCGTCTAGATGAAATTCAAGCTGCTATGCTGAGCGTAAAATTAGCACACATGCCAACTGAAATAATACAGCGAAGACTTATTACTCGCCGTTATTTAAATGAAATTAGTAATCCAGCAATAACCTTACCGAATGTAAATGACGTTGATTCACATGTCTGGCATTTATTCGTAGTGCAATGTACTAATCGGGATTCGTTACAAAAACATTTACAAGAGCAGGGGGTGCAATCGTTAATCCATTATCCAACCGCGCCTCATAAGCAACAAGCTTATAAAGAATGGAATGATCTAAAATTGCCAATTACTGAGAATATACATCAGCAGGTTCTGTCATTGCCAGTTGATCCGACAATGAAAGATGAAGAGGTTACAAGTGTGATTTCTGCAATCAACTCTTATACATAG
- a CDS encoding glycosyltransferase family 2 protein, with translation MVTGNTQIKLTIAIPTYNGGGTIAKLLNSIFVQDFDSSRVEVLISDNASTDNVESVVADFKQVNYFKNESNVGADRNIAMCIERAQGTYVWVIGDDDVLANKSLSKALKVIDGNQDLSAIYINFSLYNCSEQRYLKEKWLDIDTDRCFDDPSEFLKHVGIAPNYLSATIHNKNLFLNGGYKEFFGTNWVQFGCLLNYIHLGNTYVIAEPLVINEGESIEGEGNVNGRAIHILCNLKQVVIELSQVHYQKNAINYAAKQVDKMLTRKITSAKRLGLKVDFKTITRLVHYFGGTIKFWLFQLPLLLLPRVFHVMLHSVYKTEKVNKLYWNTKKW, from the coding sequence ATGGTAACGGGTAATACACAAATAAAGTTGACGATAGCAATTCCTACTTATAATGGTGGAGGGACTATTGCTAAGTTATTAAATAGCATTTTTGTACAGGATTTTGATTCTAGTAGAGTAGAAGTTTTAATTTCTGATAATGCTTCCACAGATAATGTCGAAAGTGTTGTAGCTGATTTCAAACAAGTTAATTATTTTAAAAATGAGAGTAATGTTGGTGCGGATCGAAATATTGCCATGTGTATCGAAAGGGCACAAGGGACATATGTCTGGGTTATTGGCGATGATGATGTCCTTGCTAATAAATCTTTATCCAAAGCTCTTAAAGTAATTGATGGCAATCAAGATTTATCTGCAATATATATTAATTTCAGCTTGTATAATTGTAGTGAACAAAGATACCTAAAAGAAAAGTGGCTTGATATAGATACTGATAGATGCTTCGACGATCCTTCAGAGTTTCTAAAACATGTAGGTATCGCGCCAAACTATTTATCAGCGACTATTCATAATAAGAATTTATTCCTTAATGGTGGTTATAAAGAGTTCTTTGGAACTAACTGGGTTCAATTTGGCTGTCTATTAAATTATATCCATCTAGGTAATACTTATGTAATAGCCGAGCCTTTGGTAATAAATGAAGGGGAATCCATAGAAGGTGAAGGAAACGTAAATGGACGTGCTATTCATATTTTATGTAATCTTAAACAAGTAGTAATAGAGCTCTCTCAAGTTCATTATCAAAAAAATGCCATTAATTATGCGGCTAAGCAAGTTGATAAAATGCTTACACGCAAGATAACATCGGCAAAAAGGTTGGGATTAAAAGTCGATTTTAAGACAATTACACGCTTAGTTCACTATTTTGGTGGAACGATAAAGTTTTGGCTCTTCCAGCTACCATTATTACTTCTCCCTCGAGTTTTTCACGTAATGCTACATTCTGTTTATAAAACTGAAAAAGTAAATAAACTTTATTGGAATACAAAAAAATGGTGA
- a CDS encoding DapH/DapD/GlmU-related protein, with the protein MILIFILLINPSTRLSNKHSSKDVVIHDNVFIGANVVILKGTTIGKNSVISAGSVVSGEVKEDVSTQHIII; encoded by the coding sequence TTGATTCTGATTTTTATTCTATTAATTAACCCCTCAACAAGATTAAGCAATAAGCATTCAAGTAAAGATGTTGTCATTCATGATAATGTTTTTATAGGTGCAAATGTAGTTATCTTGAAAGGCACGACAATTGGAAAAAATAGTGTTATATCAGCTGGAAGTGTTGTTTCTGGAGAAGTAAAGGAAGATGTATCTACTCAACACATAATAATATAA
- a CDS encoding sugar transferase: MIRLIDFLAAFFGLLLLWPVLLIVVIIGMFDTGSPIFVQTRVGRNKKPFKLIKFRTMSVETKSVASHLASNASITKLGNFLRRTKIDELPQLINVVKGEMSLVGPRPNLFNQDELIKERDALGVYDYLPGVTGLAQVQNIDMSTPALLAKIDKQMIDSLTVKDYFKYIIMTVTGSGSGDAVNK, translated from the coding sequence ATGATTCGACTAATCGATTTTTTAGCCGCCTTCTTTGGCTTATTATTACTATGGCCAGTTTTATTAATTGTGGTCATTATTGGTATGTTTGATACCGGTTCGCCTATTTTTGTTCAAACTCGTGTAGGCCGAAATAAAAAGCCGTTTAAATTGATTAAGTTCCGCACGATGTCAGTAGAAACGAAATCAGTGGCTAGTCACTTAGCGAGTAATGCATCAATTACAAAGTTGGGTAACTTTCTACGGAGAACGAAGATTGATGAACTACCGCAACTAATTAACGTTGTTAAAGGTGAAATGAGTTTGGTTGGTCCTCGTCCAAACTTGTTTAATCAAGATGAACTAATTAAAGAGCGTGATGCATTAGGTGTTTACGATTATTTACCGGGTGTAACAGGTTTAGCACAAGTTCAAAACATTGATATGTCTACCCCGGCTTTGTTAGCCAAAATCGATAAGCAAATGATTGATAGTTTAACAGTTAAAGATTACTTCAAGTACATTATAATGACTGTCACTGGCAGTGGTTCAGGTGACGCGGTAAATAAATAG